Proteins encoded by one window of uncultured Draconibacterium sp.:
- a CDS encoding MarR family transcriptional regulator has product MEFDSKKLTLIDLISEQHAHLRKTVEQRWEEQSEIRFSHAEWHLLSKIDQQNLTISQAATIVGISRQAMQKTVKKLENRGYISSSFRDGNKRDKFLRLTKAGQDCCDKNNLLKAEIEKELEKQLGKNVVKKLKTLFQNKWVNE; this is encoded by the coding sequence ATGGAATTTGATAGCAAAAAATTAACGCTAATTGATTTGATTAGCGAGCAACATGCGCATTTACGAAAAACAGTTGAGCAGCGTTGGGAAGAACAATCTGAAATCCGGTTTTCGCATGCCGAATGGCATTTATTGTCGAAGATTGATCAGCAAAATTTAACGATATCACAGGCTGCAACAATAGTTGGAATATCGAGACAAGCGATGCAAAAAACAGTAAAAAAACTGGAAAACCGTGGCTACATTTCCTCTTCGTTCAGGGATGGAAACAAACGCGATAAATTTTTAAGGCTGACTAAAGCAGGACAGGATTGTTGCGATAAAAACAACCTGTTAAAGGCTGAAATTGAAAAAGAGCTGGAAAAACAACTGGGGAAGAATGTAGTTAAAAAGCTAAAGACATTGTTTCAGAATAAATGGGTGAATGAATGA
- a CDS encoding DUF2798 domain-containing protein — MGETKLQKNIFTLMMCFGMVFGMTLYNIILHNGFSAGVFTLMFKEIWLVFIIAFLLDFFVVGPIAKKQVFRIVKPDTNKIKIILCLASTMVVSMVLLMSVFGSVLMEGFTLNALKIYPETVLLNFVAALPLNLLIVSPVVRTLFVKIFPPEVANS, encoded by the coding sequence ATGGGTGAAACAAAACTGCAAAAAAATATATTTACCTTAATGATGTGTTTCGGAATGGTCTTCGGAATGACTTTATATAACATCATCCTGCACAATGGCTTTTCTGCAGGAGTTTTTACCTTGATGTTTAAAGAAATCTGGTTGGTGTTTATTATTGCATTTTTGCTCGACTTTTTTGTGGTGGGGCCGATCGCTAAAAAACAGGTGTTCCGGATTGTAAAACCTGACACCAATAAGATCAAGATTATCTTATGCCTGGCTTCAACAATGGTTGTTTCAATGGTGCTTTTAATGTCTGTTTTCGGTTCTGTTCTAATGGAAGGATTTACATTGAATGCACTAAAAATTTATCCTGAAACAGTTTTGTTGAATTTTGTTGCGGCTTTGCCTTTAAATCTTCTTATCGTTTCACCTGTAGTACGAACATTGTTTGTGAAGATTTTTCCTCCGGAAGTGGCAAATTCATAA
- a CDS encoding tagaturonate reductase yields MKKLNRTNATETNSYPTRILQFGEGNFLRAFTDWIVDKMNKEIGFNTGVDVVQPLPNGMVDMLNDQDGLYHVYLKGIKNGKPVTEFSLVDCINKGINPYSEFDAYKESILNPDLRFVFSNTTEAGISWEESDTLDMAPQNSFPAKVAAMLYMRYKEFDGDKTKGLIFFACELIDRNGDMLKKFVLQHAEKWNLGDDFISWVNEACCFCSTLVDRIVPGFPKDEIKEIQQELGYEDNLVVVGEYFHLWVIEAPEWVQDEFPAEKAGLEVKFVKDMKRFREQKVQVLNGCHTGSYAVSYLSGIETVRDAYENLEVGSFMKELVYDEVLPVLDGTEKELKKFANKILERFANPFIRHQWQSIALNAMSKWETRNLPSLINFEQKHGMLPQKLVFSLAAMIAYFKGEANGEAYNVQDDEWIVDFYKEAWAECDGRPISIYNLCEKVLSLDKVWKQNLNDIPNLTITVSHYLFLITQVGMKKAVKAVLSEDNPLMQITIDKMNKTEETVTA; encoded by the coding sequence ATGAAGAAATTAAATCGTACGAATGCAACTGAAACAAATAGTTACCCAACACGGATTCTGCAGTTTGGTGAGGGAAATTTTTTACGTGCTTTTACCGACTGGATCGTAGATAAAATGAATAAGGAAATTGGTTTTAATACCGGAGTTGATGTGGTACAGCCATTGCCAAACGGTATGGTTGACATGCTGAACGATCAGGACGGGCTTTACCATGTTTACCTTAAAGGGATTAAAAACGGGAAGCCGGTTACCGAGTTTTCATTGGTTGATTGTATCAATAAAGGAATCAATCCATACAGCGAGTTTGATGCTTACAAAGAAAGTATCCTGAATCCCGATCTTCGTTTTGTGTTTTCGAATACCACCGAAGCCGGTATCAGCTGGGAAGAGAGCGACACGCTGGATATGGCGCCGCAGAATTCGTTTCCGGCGAAAGTGGCGGCAATGTTATACATGCGCTACAAAGAGTTCGATGGCGACAAAACGAAAGGTTTGATCTTTTTTGCCTGCGAGCTGATTGACCGTAATGGCGATATGCTGAAGAAATTCGTTTTGCAACATGCCGAAAAATGGAATCTTGGCGATGATTTTATCAGTTGGGTGAATGAAGCCTGTTGTTTCTGCAGCACGCTGGTTGACCGTATTGTTCCGGGATTTCCAAAAGATGAGATCAAAGAAATTCAGCAAGAGCTGGGTTACGAAGATAATCTGGTTGTGGTGGGTGAATATTTTCACCTGTGGGTAATTGAAGCGCCTGAGTGGGTGCAGGATGAGTTCCCTGCCGAAAAAGCCGGCCTGGAAGTGAAGTTTGTAAAAGACATGAAACGTTTCCGCGAGCAAAAAGTACAGGTGCTGAATGGTTGTCACACCGGAAGTTATGCGGTGTCGTACCTCAGCGGAATTGAAACCGTGCGTGATGCCTACGAAAACCTGGAAGTGGGTAGTTTTATGAAAGAGCTGGTTTACGACGAGGTTTTACCGGTTTTGGACGGAACTGAAAAGGAACTGAAGAAATTTGCGAACAAAATCCTGGAGCGTTTTGCCAATCCGTTTATTCGTCACCAATGGCAAAGTATTGCTTTAAATGCCATGTCGAAATGGGAAACACGTAACCTGCCATCGCTGATTAATTTCGAACAAAAGCATGGCATGTTGCCACAAAAGCTGGTGTTCTCGCTGGCAGCAATGATCGCGTATTTTAAAGGCGAAGCAAATGGTGAAGCATATAACGTTCAGGACGATGAGTGGATCGTTGATTTTTACAAAGAAGCCTGGGCTGAGTGCGATGGCCGCCCGATTTCAATTTACAATTTGTGCGAAAAAGTATTGAGCCTTGATAAAGTATGGAAACAAAACCTGAATGATATTCCAAATCTGACGATTACCGTTAGTCACTACCTGTTTCTGATTACGCAGGTGGGCATGAAAAAAGCGGTAAAAGCAGTGCTTAGCGAAGATAATCCGCTGATGCAAATTACCATTGACAAGATGAATAAAACCGAAGAAACAGTTACAGCATAA
- a CDS encoding altronate dehydratase family protein — protein MADFIKINPVDNVVIALKDFSAGDKLIVDGQELDIINNIPKGHKIAVRVIAEKEDIIKYGAPIGHATQAIEAGEHIHVQNLKTNLSGTINYSFDQKLNELAVAERELTFQGYKRSNGKVGIRNELWIVPTVGCVNGQAQQIIDLFKQEVNPTDIDGVEVFKHSYGCSQLGDDHVNTQKALADVINHPNAGGVFILGLGCENNQIDHLKKFIGDYDESRVRFLAAQDVEDEVETGLEILKEIYEVMHTDKREAVPLSELNIGLKCGGSDGFSGITANPLVGAFSDFLVAQGGTTILTEVPEMFGAETLLMERAENKEVFDKTVSLINDFKDYYLQHNLPVYENPSPGNKKGGISTLEDKSLGCTQKGGTATVVDVLKYAEPLKTKGLNLLSAPGNDLVAASALGFSGCQMVLFTTGRGTPFGSFVPTMKISTNSDLFNKKKNWIDFNAGTLLEGKTMDELLEDFVQFIIEVASGKQLNHEKTGFKEIAIFKTGVTL, from the coding sequence ATGGCAGATTTCATTAAAATCAACCCGGTTGACAATGTAGTTATCGCTTTGAAAGACTTTTCTGCAGGTGATAAATTAATTGTTGACGGACAGGAGTTGGATATCATAAACAATATACCGAAAGGCCACAAAATTGCAGTTAGAGTAATTGCCGAAAAAGAGGATATAATTAAGTACGGTGCGCCGATTGGTCATGCAACACAAGCCATCGAAGCCGGAGAACATATCCATGTTCAGAACCTGAAAACAAATCTTTCGGGCACCATTAATTATTCTTTCGATCAGAAATTGAATGAACTGGCCGTTGCTGAACGAGAGCTTACTTTTCAGGGTTACAAGCGTAGCAATGGCAAGGTGGGAATCCGTAACGAGCTGTGGATTGTGCCAACTGTTGGTTGTGTGAACGGACAGGCGCAGCAGATCATCGATTTGTTTAAGCAGGAAGTGAATCCGACCGATATTGATGGGGTAGAGGTGTTTAAACACAGCTACGGTTGCTCGCAGCTGGGCGACGACCATGTGAACACGCAAAAGGCACTGGCCGATGTGATTAATCATCCGAATGCCGGAGGTGTTTTTATACTTGGTTTGGGGTGCGAGAATAACCAGATCGATCACCTGAAAAAGTTTATTGGCGATTACGACGAAAGCCGTGTACGTTTCCTGGCAGCTCAGGATGTTGAAGACGAAGTGGAAACCGGCCTGGAGATTTTGAAGGAGATCTACGAAGTGATGCACACCGATAAACGCGAAGCAGTTCCTTTGTCGGAGCTGAATATCGGTTTAAAATGTGGTGGTTCCGATGGTTTCTCAGGAATTACGGCCAACCCGCTGGTGGGTGCCTTCTCCGATTTTTTGGTGGCGCAGGGCGGAACTACTATTCTTACTGAAGTACCTGAAATGTTTGGTGCAGAAACGCTGCTGATGGAGCGCGCTGAAAACAAAGAGGTGTTTGATAAAACGGTAAGCCTGATCAACGATTTTAAAGATTACTACCTTCAACATAATTTGCCGGTTTATGAAAATCCGTCGCCGGGAAACAAAAAAGGAGGTATTTCTACCCTCGAAGATAAGTCGCTGGGGTGCACGCAAAAAGGCGGAACTGCAACGGTAGTTGACGTATTGAAATATGCCGAGCCGCTAAAAACAAAAGGCCTGAATTTGTTGTCGGCACCAGGAAATGATTTGGTGGCTGCATCGGCACTTGGGTTTAGCGGCTGCCAGATGGTACTGTTTACAACAGGAAGAGGAACACCATTCGGAAGTTTTGTTCCTACTATGAAAATTTCTACCAATTCTGATTTGTTCAACAAAAAGAAAAACTGGATAGATTTTAACGCCGGCACTTTGCTTGAAGGCAAAACCATGGACGAATTGCTGGAAGACTTTGTTCAGTTTATAATTGAAGTGGCCAGTGGCAAACAATTAAACCACGAAAAAACCGGGTTTAAAGAAATTGCCATTTTTAAAACAGGCGTAACGCTTTAG
- a CDS encoding zinc-dependent metalloprotease, with translation MKKHYLLILLIALNIGISEVAAREFTGFFNFTYNEEDGKIELEIRQLDTEFLYVTSLASGVGSNDLGLDRGKLTGTRVVKFVKAGNKILLVQVNYSYRASSSNADEVKAVDDAFATSVLWGFTISKEENGTYFLDATDFLLEDRGRVAATLQGSYKLEKSRSAIYKDGLRSFPKNSEFESILTFTGKPTGRLVGSVTPSADAVTIRLHHSFIELPDDNYKIRDFDPRAGYGGIGYMDYATPIDEPITKRFIRRHRLEKKDPNAAISEPVEPIIYYVDRGAPEPIKSALIEGASWWNQAYEAAGFKNAFIVKEMPEGADMLDVRYNVIQWVHRSTRGWSYGASVMDPRTGEILKGHVSLGSLRIRQDFMIAQGLISPYGGDAKEVERAKEMALARIRQLSAHEVGHTLGLSHAYSSSAEGRTSVMDYPHPLVKIKNGKIDLSEAYDDKIGEWDKTSIAYGYSQFPEGTDEKAALNDIISESLESGLSFLSDATSASGVHPYTHQWDNGENPYDELLRMMEIRKIALKNFGENTIPEGTPYATLENVLVPIYYFHRYQITASAKVLGGLNYRYALKGDGQFVAQMVPAEEQEKALHALLAALTPEALAIPEKLLELIPPQPMSYSRSQTENVQSKTGTTFDPLSAAGALANMVFSEITDSQRAQRMLEYHSRNADLPSLNSVLDKIISATWKTDKRDGYYGELQKVVDNSFLTYLAALATDAAASSEVKAIAWLKLQDLLLFTTQKYATSSGSIKAHYGYAMSRITQFEKDPERFAIIRDIMPPQGAPIGME, from the coding sequence ATGAAAAAACATTACTTACTAATTTTATTAATTGCCCTAAATATTGGCATATCAGAAGTGGCTGCCCGGGAATTCACCGGGTTTTTCAATTTTACTTATAACGAAGAGGACGGCAAAATTGAACTGGAAATTCGTCAGCTCGACACAGAATTTTTGTATGTAACATCGCTGGCTTCCGGTGTGGGATCGAACGACCTCGGACTTGACCGTGGGAAATTAACCGGAACACGCGTTGTGAAGTTTGTAAAAGCAGGTAACAAGATTTTATTGGTACAGGTTAATTATTCTTACCGGGCATCAAGTAGCAATGCCGACGAGGTAAAAGCTGTTGACGATGCATTTGCTACCTCTGTTTTGTGGGGCTTCACCATCAGTAAAGAGGAAAACGGAACATATTTCTTGGACGCTACTGATTTTTTGCTTGAGGATCGTGGACGCGTGGCTGCCACACTGCAGGGTTCATACAAACTTGAAAAATCAAGGTCTGCCATTTATAAGGATGGTTTGAGAAGTTTCCCGAAAAACAGCGAGTTTGAATCTATTCTGACATTCACAGGAAAACCCACAGGTAGACTTGTTGGCAGTGTTACCCCGTCTGCCGATGCAGTTACAATAAGACTGCATCATTCGTTTATTGAACTTCCTGATGACAATTACAAAATACGAGATTTTGATCCGAGGGCAGGTTATGGAGGAATTGGTTACATGGACTATGCCACCCCAATTGACGAACCGATAACAAAACGATTTATCCGTCGTCATCGCCTGGAAAAGAAAGATCCGAATGCAGCCATCAGCGAACCGGTTGAGCCCATTATTTATTACGTTGACAGAGGCGCACCGGAGCCAATAAAATCAGCACTTATTGAAGGTGCAAGTTGGTGGAACCAGGCTTATGAAGCTGCCGGATTTAAAAATGCATTCATCGTAAAAGAAATGCCCGAAGGTGCCGATATGCTGGATGTACGCTATAATGTAATTCAATGGGTACATCGTTCAACCCGCGGATGGTCATACGGTGCATCTGTTATGGATCCGCGTACCGGCGAAATCCTTAAGGGTCACGTTTCACTTGGGTCTTTGCGCATCCGACAGGATTTTATGATTGCCCAGGGATTGATTTCTCCTTACGGAGGAGATGCAAAAGAAGTAGAACGCGCCAAAGAGATGGCGCTTGCCCGCATCCGACAGTTATCAGCACACGAAGTTGGCCACACACTGGGGCTGTCTCATGCTTACAGTTCGAGTGCAGAAGGACGTACATCGGTTATGGACTACCCTCATCCACTGGTTAAAATTAAAAATGGAAAAATCGACCTTTCGGAAGCGTACGATGATAAAATTGGTGAATGGGATAAAACTTCTATCGCTTATGGATACTCACAGTTCCCTGAAGGAACAGACGAAAAAGCAGCGCTGAATGATATCATTTCAGAAAGTCTTGAAAGTGGACTTTCATTTTTATCCGATGCCACTTCTGCTAGTGGAGTCCATCCATACACTCACCAGTGGGACAACGGTGAAAATCCATACGACGAACTGCTGCGAATGATGGAAATACGAAAAATAGCATTAAAGAATTTTGGAGAGAATACCATTCCTGAAGGCACACCATATGCCACTCTGGAAAATGTATTGGTACCCATTTATTATTTCCACCGCTACCAAATTACTGCTTCAGCGAAAGTACTTGGAGGACTGAATTACCGTTATGCACTTAAAGGCGACGGTCAGTTTGTTGCCCAAATGGTTCCTGCCGAAGAACAGGAAAAAGCGCTGCATGCTCTACTTGCGGCACTTACTCCGGAGGCCCTTGCTATTCCTGAGAAATTACTGGAACTTATTCCTCCGCAACCAATGAGCTATTCTCGCAGCCAAACTGAAAATGTACAATCAAAAACAGGTACAACCTTCGATCCGTTGAGCGCTGCAGGAGCACTTGCAAATATGGTGTTTAGCGAAATTACCGACTCACAAAGAGCACAACGGATGCTGGAATACCACAGCAGAAATGCAGATTTACCAAGCTTGAACTCGGTACTGGATAAAATTATTTCAGCCACCTGGAAAACTGATAAACGCGATGGTTACTATGGAGAATTACAAAAAGTAGTAGATAACTCTTTCCTGACTTATCTTGCTGCACTGGCAACTGATGCTGCTGCATCATCTGAAGTTAAAGCTATTGCCTGGCTAAAATTGCAAGACCTGCTTTTGTTTACAACACAGAAATACGCAACATCAAGCGGCAGCATAAAAGCACATTATGGTTATGCCATGTCGCGAATCACACAGTTCGAAAAAGATCCTGAAAGATTTGCAATAATCCGCGATATTATGCCTCCACAAGGAGCGCCCATCGGGATGGAATAA
- a CDS encoding sodium-translocating pyrophosphatase has product MSSIFIIVPIASILALVFAWIFFKSMMKNSEGTDRMKEIAQHVRDGAMAYLRRQYKVVFIVFVVLFILLAIMAFFKVQNPFVPIAFLTGGFFSGLCGFLGMKTATFASARTAHGASQSLNKGLQVAFRSGAVMGLVVVGFALLDIAAWYLFLTEVVFTPEHMTNGLHFLGLDFVHAGTTEKQKLVEITTTMLTFGMGASTQALFARVGGGIYTKAADVGADLVGKVEAGIPEDDPRNPATIADNVGDNVGDVAGMGADLYESYAGSILATAALGAALPAIALESANIDPIKAVTAPMIVAAIGIILSIIGIYMVRTKESATQKNLLNALLLGTGGSSVLILVALVGLAFAGWITWGVFWAVIIGLGAGVIIGQATEYYTSDEYKPTKGIAEQAQQGPATTIIDGIAVGMSSTWIPVVTIVLGIMGAFYAAGGASQFAMGVYGIGFAAVGMLSTLGITLATDAFGPIADNAGGNAEMAELDPEVRERTDALDMLGNTTAATGKGFAIGSAALTAMALISAYMEEVRLWFGKIAKAGEGFVTKGEYVFYNDVAPAVQDGMQAVKISAASVKDFSAAYDITLFNPMFLGGIFLGSMMAFLFSALTMKAVGRAASAMVEEVRRQFREIKGILEGKATPEYAKCVEISTKGAQREMLLPSLVAIIVPIVVGAAMGVAGVIGLLAGGLTAGFTLAVFMNNAGGAWDNAKKFIEKGNYGGKGSEAHHAGVVGDTVGDPFKDTSGPSLNILIKLMTMVSVVMAGLTVTLSLL; this is encoded by the coding sequence ATGAGCAGTATTTTTATTATAGTGCCAATTGCCTCGATTTTGGCATTGGTATTTGCCTGGATATTCTTCAAATCAATGATGAAGAATTCAGAAGGTACTGACAGAATGAAGGAAATTGCACAGCACGTTCGTGATGGAGCAATGGCCTATCTTAGACGACAGTACAAAGTAGTATTTATAGTGTTTGTGGTTCTTTTTATACTACTTGCCATTATGGCATTTTTCAAAGTACAAAATCCGTTTGTTCCTATCGCTTTTCTTACCGGTGGATTCTTCTCTGGTTTGTGTGGTTTCTTAGGAATGAAAACTGCAACTTTTGCATCAGCACGTACTGCACACGGAGCCTCGCAGTCTTTAAATAAAGGTTTGCAGGTAGCTTTCCGCAGTGGAGCTGTGATGGGATTGGTTGTTGTTGGTTTTGCACTTCTCGATATTGCAGCATGGTATTTGTTTTTAACAGAGGTGGTTTTTACACCTGAACATATGACAAACGGACTGCATTTCCTTGGTCTTGATTTTGTTCATGCAGGAACTACTGAAAAACAAAAGCTGGTTGAGATTACAACAACGATGCTTACCTTCGGAATGGGGGCATCTACACAAGCGTTGTTTGCCCGTGTTGGTGGAGGTATTTATACAAAAGCTGCCGACGTTGGTGCCGACCTTGTAGGTAAAGTTGAAGCTGGTATTCCTGAAGACGACCCACGTAACCCTGCTACTATTGCCGATAACGTTGGTGATAACGTTGGTGATGTGGCCGGTATGGGAGCCGACCTTTACGAATCGTATGCCGGTTCTATTTTGGCAACTGCAGCTTTGGGTGCTGCACTTCCTGCCATTGCATTGGAGAGTGCTAATATCGACCCAATTAAAGCCGTAACAGCGCCAATGATCGTGGCTGCGATTGGTATTATTTTATCGATCATCGGTATTTATATGGTACGTACAAAAGAATCGGCAACGCAGAAAAACCTGCTCAACGCGCTTCTTCTGGGAACAGGAGGTAGCTCTGTACTCATTCTGGTAGCCCTGGTTGGACTTGCGTTTGCAGGATGGATTACCTGGGGTGTTTTCTGGGCTGTAATTATTGGTTTGGGTGCCGGTGTTATTATTGGTCAGGCAACCGAATATTATACTTCTGACGAGTACAAACCTACAAAAGGAATTGCCGAGCAGGCTCAGCAAGGTCCGGCTACAACCATTATCGATGGTATTGCTGTTGGTATGAGTTCAACATGGATTCCTGTTGTGACTATTGTTCTTGGAATTATGGGAGCATTTTACGCTGCAGGTGGAGCATCGCAGTTTGCCATGGGAGTTTACGGAATTGGTTTTGCCGCTGTTGGTATGTTATCTACTTTAGGTATTACCCTTGCTACTGATGCTTTTGGTCCGATCGCAGATAACGCCGGTGGTAACGCTGAGATGGCAGAACTTGATCCTGAAGTTCGTGAAAGGACTGACGCATTGGATATGTTAGGAAATACAACCGCTGCAACAGGTAAAGGATTTGCAATTGGCTCGGCAGCACTTACTGCAATGGCACTTATTTCAGCTTATATGGAAGAAGTTCGTTTGTGGTTTGGAAAGATTGCCAAAGCTGGCGAAGGTTTTGTGACCAAAGGCGAATATGTTTTTTATAACGATGTTGCTCCGGCAGTTCAGGATGGAATGCAGGCGGTGAAAATTTCAGCAGCTTCAGTTAAAGATTTTTCGGCAGCTTATGATATTACCCTGTTCAATCCAATGTTCCTCGGAGGTATTTTCCTTGGATCGATGATGGCCTTCCTTTTCAGTGCGCTTACAATGAAAGCTGTTGGTCGTGCTGCTTCGGCAATGGTTGAAGAAGTGCGCCGTCAATTCCGCGAAATTAAAGGAATATTGGAAGGAAAAGCAACTCCTGAATATGCCAAGTGTGTGGAAATTTCTACAAAAGGTGCACAGCGCGAAATGTTGTTGCCTTCGTTGGTAGCTATTATTGTACCTATTGTTGTTGGAGCAGCAATGGGAGTTGCCGGTGTTATTGGATTGTTGGCCGGAGGATTGACTGCAGGTTTTACATTGGCCGTGTTTATGAACAACGCGGGTGGTGCCTGGGATAACGCTAAAAAATTCATCGAAAAAGGAAATTACGGTGGAAAAGGTAGCGAAGCACACCATGCCGGTGTTGTTGGCGACACTGTTGGCGATCCTTTCAAAGATACTTCAGGACCATCGCTAAATATCCTTATTAAACTGATGACTATGGTTTCGGTAGTTATGGCCGGTTTAACTGTAACATTAAGTTTGCTGTAG
- a CDS encoding dihydroorotate dehydrogenase-like protein codes for MADLTTTYMGVELKNPLILGASNLVTKPDVIKQIEEAGIGAIVYRSLFEEQIQLESLQMDEELSEYENRNAEMTDLFPGLKHAGPKEHLYNVEKLVKSVDVPVFASLNAIYEPTWVEYAQELEKTGVAGLEINLYAVPGYFEVTGESIEDKQVQIVKAIKQVVKIPVSVKMSLFYTNPLNFIKKVDEAGADGYVLFNRFFQPEIDIEKEEYFYPWELSNPKDHMVGLRYAGLLHGNVEGSVCVSRGIYDANDVIKMLLAGTDVVQMVSTIYRNSPSVVSDILMDINKWMDDKGYKTLDDFRGKLSRKNMKDPFAYQRAQYVDILTKSEDIFKKYPMV; via the coding sequence ATGGCAGATCTTACAACAACTTATATGGGTGTAGAGTTAAAAAATCCACTCATTCTCGGAGCAAGTAACCTTGTTACAAAACCCGATGTAATAAAACAAATTGAAGAAGCAGGAATCGGAGCAATTGTATATCGTTCGCTTTTTGAGGAGCAAATTCAGTTGGAAAGCCTTCAGATGGATGAAGAGCTAAGCGAATATGAAAATCGTAATGCTGAGATGACTGATCTTTTTCCGGGATTGAAACACGCCGGGCCAAAAGAACATTTGTACAATGTTGAGAAATTGGTTAAAAGTGTTGATGTTCCTGTGTTTGCAAGCTTAAATGCAATTTACGAACCTACCTGGGTTGAATATGCGCAGGAACTGGAGAAAACCGGTGTTGCAGGCTTGGAGATTAACCTTTATGCAGTGCCAGGTTATTTTGAAGTAACAGGAGAATCGATTGAGGATAAACAGGTGCAAATTGTTAAGGCGATTAAACAGGTTGTTAAAATTCCGGTAAGTGTAAAAATGAGTTTGTTTTACACCAATCCGTTAAACTTTATTAAGAAAGTGGATGAAGCAGGTGCTGATGGCTACGTACTTTTCAACCGCTTTTTCCAACCAGAAATTGACATTGAAAAAGAAGAATACTTTTATCCATGGGAATTAAGTAACCCGAAAGATCACATGGTTGGTTTGCGTTATGCAGGACTATTACATGGTAACGTTGAAGGAAGCGTTTGTGTGAGCCGCGGTATTTACGACGCTAACGATGTTATAAAAATGTTACTTGCCGGTACCGATGTGGTACAAATGGTAAGCACAATTTATCGTAATTCTCCATCAGTAGTTTCTGATATTTTAATGGATATTAATAAATGGATGGACGATAAAGGATACAAAACACTCGATGATTTCAGGGGAAAACTTTCGCGTAAAAACATGAAAGACCCATTTGCTTATCAGCGTGCACAATATGTCGATATACTAACAAAATCGGAAGATATTTTCAAAAAATATCCGATGGTTTAA